A stretch of DNA from Syngnathus acus chromosome 1, fSynAcu1.2, whole genome shotgun sequence:
gtttttatttatttttttaacagtcaAATCATTTGAGGGGGTAACACAATAGCGGATCTAGACACTATTTACTTGAAGCACACTCTACAATGGTACTGTATCTACAGGGAAAACCCAGACATACTTATTTCTTCTGATCCAACAGTTAACAAGATTGTCTtttgtcctctgtgtcacattattcttttgtttcattcacATGTCACACAGCCATTATCATCCAAGCGGAACTTCACGCGACTCAAGCAGAAAAACATGGCACTCGAGGCAACGTAGTAGTTGTACTCGCATTTTAGTAATAACGTgcttgtttattaaaaaaaaaagtcacatctATTTGCTGTTGTTCCGTGGCTTCCAAATTTAGAGTGAAAAAAGATGGTCATGTGAACTGTCCTGTTGCTTTGTCGACTGTGGCGGCAGTCTGGAGGAGGAAGGCAGTGTTCCACACGTCGTATGATTACTTTGGTCAGATTCCTTTGCCCGATCGTCCAAAAATTTATCAAATTCTagaaaaagacaataaaagaTTAACCTCTGCTCTGTTGCatacatataaatattcaagagaagtgaaagaaaacattccaTTTATACACAGAAAGTAAATGACGCACCTTCACTGGAGACTCCCTCACTGACTGCAGATTGGTCTTCCTTCATTTTCAGACAAAGGAAAACACTAATGTTATATTTGACATATTTGTTATGGTATTGATCTGAAGTAATCGATTCTCACCATATTACAAGCCAGCCATTTATCCACATTGTTCTGTAGAGCGTTTTTATCTTGCCCCATCTGACAGTAAAAGCAATACAGAAAAAGTGACGTTAACATTTTACTCACTGGAGTCAAGGCAGCTTTGTTTATACAGTGCATTTCATACACATaattataaaacatttaaaggcaaacaaattcaagacatagaaaaaaagaaattaagacatttaaaagaaaagtagaaaaataaaaaatcatttacTAATAATACCCAAAAAACATACAGTGCAAGAACATGAATTTTGAAGAATTGGTTGTGGAATTGCTCTAAAAGGAGGTgggaaaaagtgaagacattttttaagtccgtgtcaaaaatacatttaaagccAGCTATCTCTGATTAATATTTGTTGTTGAAAAGTGTTAATAGGAGTGGTTTATACATACATGTCCTGTGACTTGCAGTTTTGAGTCGAGGGCCCCAGCAAGACCCTCTACAGCTCCAGGGTCCTCATACCTAACACTGCAAACACATTCAAGTTGAAGTCAAccacaacattttctttgtaataatATGTGCAGCTCAACTAGTCAAAACACAGTGTTGTAATTCATGTTTCATTTGTGAAATTTGAATTAAACAGACAAAATTCACTTTCAATTTCAGTTGAcggcaagtggcaaaatggctgccctgcgataaataaaaacaaataaatattgctGCTTAACTCCTATTAAACAAATGGATCGTCATAcatgaacaaacaaaatttgagCAACCTAAAgagtgtaaaaaaacattgttgtcAATGTTTTatcaatattaaaatgttaaactaaaatataaaaataaactgaaaataaataaatcttaacGCACTGCTTGTATAGTTAATTAATGTTTTATGATGGCAGCATTTTGAACTCAGCAATGGATTATTTTGATTTCCAATGTTTTACACGGGAGTATTACAATCAGCGTCCCAAATTGTGTTTGACCTTCGCTATGTCACTGTATTTAATCACTGCAAATCCAAATGTCATTATATATAGCCCAATTTAAAATTCTGCCAAGATTAAATCTTTTTAAGACCACATTCTGTGTATACTGCTGTCACACACTCGCCATAACCACTCACCTCTTTCTCAGCTCTGCTAAGGAGCTTCCTCGGGTTTGAGCGAACATATCAAACTCTTCCTCATCTTCTAAAAGACAGAAGATTTTTAAAAGCCAAACATAAAAAGTGACCCattggattattattattagcagaaaatatattataaCATGATGTGAGATGTTTATTTTACACGTCCTGCATTACACAACAAAATCTGACAGAGATACACCATCTTCCACCTCAAGAAAGATTTTGTGCTGTGAAAAGGAGACACGTGAAGAAGTTGATGCTTACTGTGGTTGGCCGACTGCCCCTGATTGGTACATGTGTTGACTTCGGGTTGATTGTTCGTTGTGATGACAGCAGGCTGGCTCAGTATTGAGTGCTCTGGGCTGAGGTCGATACGGTCCGGGCGGCTGACGGAACTCTGCTGGGCAGATTATAAATATGTGCTTAAGACTTAAATATGTAAAACGGTGCACCATTGAAGTAAAGATCTTACTTGTTCAGTATTTGTCATTTGTGCCTTGTTTAGTCTGTCAAACCTAAAATGGCGAGTAGGATTAAAATACAGAACGAGCACTTGTTTTTGTCCTTGAATAATGCAGAGTTGAAGAAGGCTGTCCATACACTACCTCTCATAACGGATGAAAGCATTGTTGAGATCATCATTAACTACAAGAAGCTCCTCAATGAgtccttcatccatcagctgagGGATGAGCTCCACCACTCGCGTCTGCATGTTCTTGCACACTGAGTAGAGTTGCTGCTTTGACAGAGGAGAGCGAAgagatgaataaaatgtcGTTGCACAAGGCTTAGTCATTAAAATAACTATTTTTCTTGCGGAGCAATTTTCTAATCAGTTATTTCACTTGAGGAgcaatttattaattttgaaTAGCAATTTTTGGCAGGTTAACTCCCAAGGACCAGAAACAAGAATTTTCTTAACTGGGGGGCTTGAGTGTAGAGCTGCAGCTGTTGAATATTTCAGTATCCTATTGAAAATTCTATAGAATAATTGTGTAAtcggaaaacattttgaacaaGCATTTcgttcctttttttaatatgatcAATAGTTTTTATCTTTGAaattatatacatacataataCACCAGTCACAAAATAATGGGGTTACCTTGGGCCTCAAAtgactattttctttttcattccaaCAATTACAGCAAATATTCACATTTAAAGcagtaaaaatgcaaatgcacaCACCTGCAGCAGTTCTGTATCCTCCTGCTTGCTCTGTCCAGGTTTAAGTTCATTCAGCATTTCAGTCATGACAGTAAGATTTCCTTTTACCAGTGCAAGTTCATGCTGCAACTTGTTTTTCTAAAGAGGAAAATAGGGGAAGAAAACTAATAtgggatgaaaacaaacacacttacTCAGTATATCACAATGAAATACTGGCTCAGATATCTGTCGAAGCAAAATGGAGTCCTGTTTTTCCTCTCCACTGTATGAATAGTGATTTCTTATTTCAGAGGTGATACCTGTTCTGCAGAGAGGGCAGGTGGTCCCTCACTGGACTGGGATGCAGGTGAAGAATTTGTAGTGGAAGTTTGTGCTTGTGACTGACGGGGAGGAGCATCCGTAGCTTGTTGGGTTTCATTTTCTGGCACAGTCTGAAACCAAAGAATGTAGACTTAGACAAAAAGAATGCAGACAATATGGCCGACTTTACACAGAAGTCTATGAACAGACGTTTGCGGAGTTTCACGGCAATCAGAGTTATTTTCACCCTGCAGACAGTCTCACCCTGATGGGAGTGTGAATGGGCGATAGAGCATCGAGGTCTGTCATGGGAAACTCCAACCCTCGTCTCCTCAGGTCATCGTAAACATACACCACGCCCGCAAGGGAGGGGGAAGTCCGGAACGCGTCGGCCCATGACTGAGAAAAGCACAGAGAAGCCTCAGTAAGTATAGCTCCAAGAAGACATAACAAAACTTGcactcagaaaaaaaactacaagaaaaagacatttgagtGTAATGCAGCATTTAGTTAAGGGAAATTTTATCACGTTAGATTACGTATAACCTCGCAAGAACATTAAATGTAAAACCTAATTAGCCATACAATAAGACAATATTTTGGACAATAAGATAGTTTACATACCTGTATGAGACTGAGCACCCTGTCATGGAGAACAGAGGGCGGGTTATATTTGGGCAAAATGGCTCGCACCAGAACTCCTTCCACAAACTCCTGTGACGCCACAAAAACGTGGAAGCGATGGCCGCAATTCTTTACGCATGTCTCAAGAACCTGCGTGACAGTGAGCAATCAAATGTTGTCCTGAAGAGCAAAGATACACTcacgtagaaaaaaaaaaatgtttgtgtaaGCATACTACATGCCTCAGcagaagacaaataaaaacaaaagacagaacATGAAAACACCGGAATGGTTGGATACTTACAGTCAGGGCCAACATGATTTCTCTGAAATTCTTGTTACCCGCAATCCTCTTCTTAATGGCTTTGACCGCATCTCTTGGTCtggaaaattaaatacaattgaTCTTGTTTGTTAAAGAcaataaattgtgttttacGTTGGATTATTAAATTACAGCAAAAATGATGCTTTACTAGCTGAACATGGCACACAAAGTCGTGTTTAGGAGCAACAACATGCCAAAATTAAACTACTAAAAGAAAAGGTTTTCCGTCCTCGTTTGAGCGGGGCATTTATTATGGCACAGAGGACGATACACGACCATGGTAGCAGACCGTTTGagagacaaaataaattgcgtatgttttcaaaaatatttcttcagTTAGTGAGTCTATTTTGTATCGCATTTGTCCTCATTATGGTCACGAGTAAACTGGAGACTGGAACTGGTTTCCAGTCAGTCACCATGCAAAAATCAAAAAACGGCCATTCACAATCATATGCACACTTATGGATGATTTCGATTATTTAATTCAATTAACATTCATATGTTGGGAACATGACCCagagaaaacacatgcaaGCACAGAAATATTATAAGCTTGACGTCGAAAGACCGGTGGCAAAATCGGAACCCAGAAGCGTTATTACTCAGAGGCAGATGTGCTATCCACTCCCACTACTTCCAAGCAAAATTGTGATTCAGATTGATGGAAAACATGAAACAGGCCAAGTCATGATGGAAGGATGCCCTCATGACTTAAATGACATAAACTGCATGTTTATTTGGATTTTCACCACGATGTAATGATACATGTGCCACCATGGTTGGTAACAAATGACGCATTGATGGCTGGGAATGGTTTATTACAGCTTAAATCACAATAACATCATCAAAAAAATGTAGCAGAAGAGTGTAGTTTAtataaagtgaaagaaagtctatttctttttctacaGACCACTTTAAATTGAATTGATGTAacgaagcaaaacaaatgacattatGCCATACCCCTCGTCCGTctcattgatgatgtcacatatCTCCATGTTAAGTCCCCAGTCCTCGGACTGCCGAGAGCCGCTGGTCGCTTGCTCtgttgacaaaataaatgggGAGGAAAATGTCGAGAACTACTGGTGGGACATAAGAGAAGTGACTGACACTCCTGAAATTTTAAATGAAGATTAACTAGATGTTTCTATTCAAGCTGCATGATATTTACATTCAATGCATTTGCTGTCAGTTGGTAAGAAAAAGTTTACAGGGTAGGTAGGATTCATTAAAGGAAGATGTAATGCCATTTGCAGGTCGTCCCATAGCTTATGTTTATTCACATTAGAATGAAAGAGCCTTTAAACACTACGGAAAGTGGAAACCTAATACAGAATTTTATTCAACGTAAATCTCcccatatttttttgtgagcaTGCTCATAAACCGCTACAAATTCCTTTCCTATGCTTCTCAATCCCATTTACTCTGTTGCATCTACTccacccccacttccacttGCACTTTCCAGCTCTGTGCATTTCATGTGACTGTCAGCTGCTTGGGTTTGGCTCAGAAGGGAGCTGAAGCCGCACTAACAGTTACGTGTGAGAAAAGGAGCGAATTACTTAAGAAGTGGGAACGGCTGAGAGGGCCTGACAGGGCCTTGCAACATTCTGTCACTGCATTTGCTGGCATTCagggattgattgattgattgataaaaaaagatacaatCAAATATACATCACTAGAGTTTCTAAAAGGTGGTGGCAGGAAGATACTCTGGTCCATTCATCCAGAAAACCATCTCTATAATCCAATTGTCCCGTCTGTTCTAGTTCATCAAGTGATTGTTGGGGTGAGAGTTGGGATCTCAAGTTTTACGACATCAAAATCATCCAACTGTGCTTTGGGGCAGTCACTCTGGGACAGAAAAAGAcctcaaattgtttttaaaaaattcagaAGACAAATTGAAGGAGCTAAGGCTCTTGAAGTGTTTCAACAATCCATTTATCTAAAAACTATGTCTTGTAAAATTAAGTTGGGTCTTTAAAAGTGGTTGCTGGGTGAAAGATTAGAATCCTCCTGGTTTTGTTAATAAATGTCAATCTCATAATCTGAAGTTCTTTACCGTGCCTGACATTGGTATCATGGAGtacaatatataatatatgtcTAATAAAAGATCATCCACTAGGAATATTTTAACCATGCAATTTACGATATATCACAACTGCAAATTTCATATAAATAGCAAGTAGAAAACAATAGAGGAACTTAGACCCCTTACGCAATGTCTACAATGAGCCGGGACCTCACCCCTTGCCCTCCTACAAACCATCCCTGACCAGAGATGGGAACGTCCCattaaacttttttgtttgtttattcacATGACATAGATACACATTGACAAGTAGTCCAGTCACTGCCAATCTTATTCTCTGAAGCCATAGTATGCAGATCACTTACGTTTAggagtagtaaaaaaaaaggttaatgACTGTAAATTTAATCAAGTATACAGTTTGTGACTGGGTTAGGCTTTGCTTTTTCTTGATTAGTACATATGTCTCCCCCTGTTGGTCACACCAAATAATGCAGGTGATGACACATCTGTATTGTGATATTGAGCAGCTCTTCAACTGTTgttggctttttaaaaaaggcaTTTAATTTAACACAGTACCGTCTATGTAGCAGCATAAATAAACTACAACCTGCTGTCAGAGGATCTGAATAAAATCCTTTACGCTTTTCTTCGATACTCATTGGTAGATTGAGTCGCCACTTAACACCAGACAGCCAATGAGTCGGAAGATTATAAGACTAAACGCCTGCTTCAATCGTGTGATTAGCTTCCTCCTAACTTGACGTCCGCTACTAAATGTACGTGATACGTTTCGAAACCGAATTCGAACGTgaaacatacaaaaacaacaacactcgGTGAACTGTGACTAAACTGCAGCTATCGATGTGCGACTCACCGATTCTCTGACCAACAGGTGTCGAAAAGGGGTTTGCAATGAGAAACTCCATCTTCTCCCCGAGAGAAAACATCCTGTTTGGTTGGCAGCGTTTGGTTCGACGTCTGAGTTCTTTTTGGAAGCCTTCTCTTTTGTGTTCTCCTCTGCAACTTGCCTGGAGTCAGAGGCTTGCTGCTTGTCACGTGAACgaaaacactcacacacacgcatacaggAAGTGTGCAAATAACGCTAATCCTCTATAAATGCGGAAGTAAATCAATGCAATAATATAGTGATCACAACGATGTGCGATTTTAGAAAACAACGATTACATATGTTGCATGGCCAAGCTGTTTCAATACAGTACTTACAGGTTAGTTCAAGTAACCACAAAACTGCTTGTATTAGCCTCTAGCACCATCTAGTGTCACCTTTGAATCTCACACTCTCGTCTCCCTTTTTGTTATTGCTTTCAAAAATCGTTTTAAAGTGTTTGCATGGCAAATGGGCAGGGAGAACACACTCTATACTTAAGTAGAAGAAATACATGCCCTTGAGTAAATAAACAGGTGAGGCAACTGTTATTCCATGCAATAACATGCATATAAAAACCAGAAGGTAAGCGGAGCTGCAGTGTTAGAACATATCACTCAGCGTTAGTAAATATTATACGCCCTTTTTATTGTTACAGGAAATGAGTGAGTCTATATCACAGCTTTGACGTTGGGGATTTAAATTCGGGCTGCGACCTTTTTGTGTGGAGTTTACATgactttcactttcacttcacAATCAAAAACAAGTTAGATAAATGGGAGACTCAATTGTTCtaaggtgtgaatgtgagcatgagtattttttatatatgccCTTTCTCCAAGGCAACTTCTACACCCTACAACTATCTGGCGACCAGTCTAGGGTGTATCCTGCTGCTCGCCCAGtcaactgggataggctccatcCAGTTCACTCACTTCAGTGAAACCGTTTCCCTCAATGTGTGACGTAGAGCTCCCGTTTCATTTTTGGATAATTACCGCTAGATGGTAGCATTGAATCAAGGTTAATATGGACCAAGGTTGCGGAAGACCAGAATGAACAAAAATCACGTAATCTTTATGCACTCTCTctcgcgcgcgcgcacgcacgcacgcacgcacacgcaacTGCTGGGTCAAAACCTTCCTGTGCACACTGCAGTGGACCCCGCACATATGCTTTAGCAATTCGGATTCACGCATTTGGAGattgaacaccccccccccccccccccaggcatCACTAGGGTCGCGCCGCTGAAAATACGAGGA
This window harbors:
- the LOC119119751 gene encoding target of Myb protein 1-like isoform X2, whose amino-acid sequence is MFSLGEKMEFLIANPFSTPVGQRIEQATSGSRQSEDWGLNMEICDIINETDEGPRDAVKAIKKRIAGNKNFREIMLALTVLETCVKNCGHRFHVFVASQEFVEGVLVRAILPKYNPPSVLHDRVLSLIQSWADAFRTSPSLAGVVYVYDDLRRRGLEFPMTDLDALSPIHTPIRTVPENETQQATDAPPRQSQAQTSTTNSSPASQSSEGPPALSAEQKNKLQHELALVKGNLTVMTEMLNELKPGQSKQEDTELLQQLYSVCKNMQTRVVELIPQLMDEGLIEELLVVNDDLNNAFIRYERFDRLNKAQMTNTEQSSVSRPDRIDLSPEHSILSQPAVITTNNQPEVNTCTNQGQSANHKDEEEFDMFAQTRGSSLAELRKSVRYEDPGAVEGLAGALDSKLQVTGHMGQDKNALQNNVDKWLACNMEDQSAVSEGVSSEEFDKFLDDRAKESDQSNHTTCGTLPSSSRLPPQSTKQQDSSHDHLFSL
- the LOC119119751 gene encoding target of Myb protein 1-like isoform X1; protein product: MFSLGEKMEFLIANPFSTPVGQRIEQATSGSRQSEDWGLNMEICDIINETDEGPRDAVKAIKKRIAGNKNFREIMLALTVLETCVKNCGHRFHVFVASQEFVEGVLVRAILPKYNPPSVLHDRVLSLIQSWADAFRTSPSLAGVVYVYDDLRRRGLEFPMTDLDALSPIHTPIRTVPENETQQATDAPPRQSQAQTSTTNSSPASQSSEGPPALSAEQKNKLQHELALVKGNLTVMTEMLNELKPGQSKQEDTELLQQLYSVCKNMQTRVVELIPQLMDEGLIEELLVVNDDLNNAFIRYERFDRLNKAQMTNTEQQSSVSRPDRIDLSPEHSILSQPAVITTNNQPEVNTCTNQGQSANHKDEEEFDMFAQTRGSSLAELRKSVRYEDPGAVEGLAGALDSKLQVTGHMGQDKNALQNNVDKWLACNMEDQSAVSEGVSSEEFDKFLDDRAKESDQSNHTTCGTLPSSSRLPPQSTKQQDSSHDHLFSL
- the LOC119119751 gene encoding target of Myb protein 1-like isoform X3; the encoded protein is MFSLGEKMEFLIANPFSTPVGQRIEQATSGSRQSEDWGLNMEICDIINETDEGPRDAVKAIKKRIAGNKNFREIMLALTVLETCVKNCGHRFHVFVASQEFVEGVLVRAILPKYNPPSVLHDRVLSLIQSWADAFRTSPSLAGVVYVYDDLRRRGLEFPMTDLDALSPIHTPIRTVPENETQQATDAPPRQSQAQTSTTNSSPASQSSEGPPALSAEQKNKLQHELALVKGNLTVMTEMLNELKPGQSKQEDTELLQQLYSVCKNMQTRVVELIPQLMDEGLIEELLVVNDDLNNAFIRYERFDRLNKAQMTNTEQQSSVSRPDRIDLSPEHSILSQPAVITTNNQPEVNTCTNQGQSANHNEEEFDMFAQTRGSSLAELRKSVRYEDPGAVEGLAGALDSKLQVTGHMGQDKNALQNNVDKWLACNMEDQSAVSEGVSSEEFDKFLDDRAKESDQSNHTTCGTLPSSSRLPPQSTKQQDSSHDHLFSL